A window of the Hordeum vulgare subsp. vulgare chromosome 5H, MorexV3_pseudomolecules_assembly, whole genome shotgun sequence genome harbors these coding sequences:
- the LOC123451995 gene encoding U-box domain-containing protein 44-like — protein MADVQDGQYDSSTDSLRVEPIYESFLCPLTKQIMRDPVTLESGATFEREAILKWFKESDSSGRSLVCPITRKELSSTELNPSIALRNTIDEWMHRNQAAKLDVARKSLTSENSEHDTLQALEYVVEICQRSRSSRHVVRKLGLISLISELLKNSSTKVRQKALESLCFIAKDDNDNKDEIAAGDNIRTIVKFLSHGHVQEKEQAASLLYELSQYKPLSEKIGSVPGAILILVGLSSSKIENLLTVDRADKTLVNLESCEKNVRQMAENGRLQPLLRLLLEGSPDTQLSMAAYVGELVLTNDVKVFVAQTAGSALVNIMKSGNREAREAALKALNQISSYDVSAKILIEAGILPPLIADLFTVGSNQLPMRLKEVSATILANVVASGANFQSIPLDHNRQTLVSEEIVHNLLHLISNTGPATECKLLQVLVGLTSSSTTVQSIVDAIKSSGATVSLIQFVEAPQREVRMASIKLLNNISPCMGQELAEAFRGNFSQLSSLIRVIADNNGISEEQAPAAGLVADLPLQDSVLTRRLVEDGAFTTIISKVIMIRQGESRGGRFVNPFLEGLVRIVSRITFILEDDPDIVAVAREYNLTALFSDLLQMNGLDTVQIVSATALGNLSGQSKHLTKILPPPNAGLCFSIFPCLSQKSVATGVCRVHHGICSSRESFCLLEGKVVEKLVACLDHNNEKVVEASLTALSTLLDDGVDIDQGVMVLCDAEGVKPILDVLCENRTEALRQRAVWAVERILRTDEIAYEISGNQNVSTALVEAFRHGDFRTRQIAERALKHVDKLPNFSGIFSKIGAQ, from the exons ATGGCAGATGTTCAAGATGGTCAGTATGATTCGTCCACTGACAGCTTGCGCGTTGAGCCTATTTATGAATCATTTCTTTGTCCACTGACAAAACAAATTATGCGGGATCCTGTCACTTTAGAGAGTGGTGCTACATTTGAACGTGAAGCCATTTTGAAGTGGTTCAAGGAATCTGATAGCAGTGGAAGGAGCCTTGTCTGCCCTATTACTAGGAAGGAGCTCAGCAGCACTGAGTTGAATCCAAGTATTGCTCTGAGAAACACTATTGATGAATGGATGCATAGGAATCAGGCAGCTAAACTTGATGTAGCCCGTAAATCCTTAACTTCTGAGAATTCAGAACATGATACTTTGCAAGCACTTGAATATGTTGTGGAGATATGTCAGAGAAGTAGATCCAGCAGACATGTAGTGAGGAAGCTTGGCTTGATAAGCTTAATTTCTGAGCTGTTGAAGAATAGTAGTACAAAAGTACGGCAAAAGGCATTGGAAAGTCTTTGCTTTATAGCTAAAGATGACAATGATAACAAG GATGAGATTGCTGCCGGGGACAACATTCGCACAATAGTGAAGTTCTTATCTCATGGCCACGTCCAAGAGAAAGAACAGGCTGCATCTCTGTTATATGAACTTTCACAATATAAACCTCTTTCAGAAAAAATTGGGAGCGTTCCTGGGGCCATACTTATACTTGTTGGCTTGTCAAgtagtaaaatagaaaacctgttGACAGTTGATAGGGCTGATAAGACACTTGTGAATTTGGAGAGCTGTGAAAAAAATGTTAGACAGATGGCGGAAAACGGTAGACTGCAACCCCTTCTTAGGCTTCTCCTTGAAG GTTCACCTGATACACAATTATCTATGGCTGCTTATGTCGGGGAGCTTGTTTTAACAAACGATGTGAAGGTCTTTGTGGCACAAACAGCAGGCTCTGCACTGGTCAATATCATGAAAAGTGGGAATAGGGAGGCTAGAGAAGCCGCTCTGAAGGCACTGAATCAAATTTCATCTTACGACGTCAGTGCGAAGATACTAATTGAAGCAGGTATTCTCCCACCTCTCATAGCAGACCTCTTTACAGTTGGCAGTAATCAGCTCCCAATGAGGTTGAAGGAGGTGTCAGCAACAATTCTTGCAAATGTTGTGGCATCAGGTGCAAATTTTCAGTCCATTCCACTTGACCACAACAGGCAGACACTGGTATCTGAAGAAATTGTTCACAATctgcttcatctcatcagcaataCAGGACCTGCAACTGAGTGTAAGTTACTCCAGGTGCTTGTTGGTTTAACTAGTTCTTCTACAACTGTCCAAAGCATAGTTGATGCCATCAAAAGCTCAGGGGCTACTGTCAGTTTAATTCAGTTTGTTGAAGCACCTCAAAGAGAGGTTCGCATGGCTTCCATCAAGCTCTTGAATAACATATCACCATGTATGGGACAAGAACTGGCTGAAGCTTTTCGTGGAAATTTTAGTCAACTCAGCAGCTTGATTAGAGTCATTGCTGACAACAATGGTATTTCTGAAGAGCAAGCACCCGCTGCTGGTCTGGTAGCTGATCTTCCTCTGCAGGATTCGGTGCTAACCAGACGTCTTGTTGAAGATGGGGCTTTCACCACAATCATATCCAAAGTGATAATGATCCGACAAGGCGAGAGTCGTGGGGGGCGTTTCGTCAACCCTTTTCTTGAAGGCTTAGTTAGGATAGTCTCCCGGATCACATTTATCTTGGAGGATGATCCAGATATCGTTGCTGTTGCTCGTGAATACAATCTCACTGCACTATTTAGTGATCTGCTTCAGATGAATGGTCTTGACACTGTCCAGATTGTCTCTGCCACCGCACTAGGAAATCTATCTGGCCAGTCAAAGCATCTAACGAAGATTCTGCCACCTCCCAACGCGGGATTGTGTTTTTCAATATTTCCATGCCTCAGTCAGAAGTCTGTAGCAACTGGTGTCTGTAGAGTTCATCATGGAATATGTTCGTCAAGAGAAAGCTTCTGTCTCTTGGAAGGGAAGGTGGTGGAGAAGTTGGTTGCTTGCTTGGATCACAACAATGAGAAAGTTGTTGAAGCCTCTCTAACAGCACTGTCTACATTATTAGACGATGGAGTGGACATTGATCAAGGTGTGATGGTCCTGTGCGACGCAGAGGGCGTGAAACCAATTcttgatgtattgtgtgagaaTCGGACCGAGGCGCTGAGGCAGAGAGCGGTGTGGGCCGTAGAAAGGATCCTTAGGACGGATGAAATAGCTTATGAGATCTCGGGAAACCAAAATGTTAGTACAGCCTTGGTCGAAGCTTTCAGGCATGGTGACTTTAGGACAAGACAAATTGCAGAGCGAGCGCTAAAGCATGTTGATAAGCTGCCCAATTTCTCTGGGATATTTTCGAAGATCGGGGCACAGTGA